atatGACCAGGATGTTGAACTTGTTGAGCATACCTGCCAGACGTGAGTATCAACAGGAATGGCATGATGTTGATCAAGAGAGAAGAGAGCTATGCATGCTGCCACCTTGGGACCAACTCCAGGCAAAGTGCAGAGAGCATCAATTGCCTCTTCAAGTTTCAATTTACGAAGAGACATAAGCCACTCTGCACCTCCCCCTGGTTTTGATTGCAAAGCATCTACCGTACCAGTGATGTATTTGGCCCTGCCCACAACCCATGATCAATAAAACGTTACCAGTGAAAAACTCCAAATCATCAATAGTTTTTACTAGAACATGTTTGactcaaatgaattcaaaaacaGATTTACAATAAAAGcctaaaataatacaaaatccATTTTCTGcgttcttattttcttttaactcataatttttttttaccaaacaGTTTtctgaaaagaagaaaattaatcgAGATGAAACTGAGAATATAAAGAAGCTTATAAGAAAATGAAGAGTTGACCTGTAACCAAAACCAGCCTTTCTGAGCTCATCCTCGGTAACCATGGCTAATTTTTCCAAAGATGGAAACTCATGGAACTCAAAGCCCTCAACTTCACCCAAATACGTCCCCAAACCCGACATAAAGTCTACCATTTTCGTAATCCTcccaatattattattagacgAACATAGAAACTGAACCAAACACTCAACCGGGTCCTGCCTCAAAACCCGGGCACCTGCCAAGTACTTCGCCAGCTCAGCAAAACGAGAATCGGATGACGAAAAGGTCCCCCAGAGCTCGGCAAGTGAAATACGCGCGTTGAGAAAATCGAGGAGAGCCGATTTGGCGGCGGGCTCGGATGGGGAGTGGTGGATGTAATAATAAACATCGGCGTCTTCGTGGTGTTTGAGGGAGATGAGGTGGGGCCCGAGAGTCCCCGTATACTGCAGAGGAGCTGTTTGTTTCCAACGGAAGGTTTGGCCGGTGGGGAATGTCAGAGGTAAGGAGAGCTCCGACTGGCTGAGATTGAGTGGGGCCCATTTTGGAGATTTTAAAGGGTGTAGGGTTTGTGGGTTGGGTGGCGTTGACGGCGGAAGTGGTGCGCTTTTGGGCCTCTTACTCATTTTATAGAGACGGTTGTTCAGTGAGAGCATGAATCGGCCAGTCGGGTCTCCCTCTGAAAATGGGCCGCAGAAAGACTCGGCTGAGTGGTtcttggtttatttattttccgAATAAATTTTTCGTTGGAGGAGTCAAATAttactgaaaaaatataaataataataacaaaatattaaaatattattccaCTTGAAagcttttatataattattggaTTGGTTAAGTATTTGTTACGAGTATAACATAATAGGATTATTTTAATGTTGTTAAAttctctaattaattaattaatttatattttaattgatatcttattattaatattttaaatatttttttgtatatcttattattataattgaaaataatgatattaacgATATGTCACTATGTGATTAACCTTACTaagtagatataattttattatatttagaacCTCTTAATAAAGTATGTTTCATTTTagagaaaatcaagaaaaagatgaatatataatttatcgtCAATTATCAATATCTCAATCAATCATTTACGAGGTATTTACATAATTCAAATATCTCAAATATTGTTagtttctttaaagaaaaataatgctAAAATGCTTCGTTGGTaaccaaaattatttaaattgacaATTGAATCTTTAGATTTTGCACCCCTTAGCCATTTCAACAACATGAACATATTTGGTGTCTTGCTATTGTCTCCTTTGTCGAAGACTATAAATGACTGGAATCCTATTGATAAAGAAGAGGCATAGGCATTAGTGCATCACCTCTCAATCCAATCCATCTTCCTTGGCTTCTTCAACGCACTCTTgatacaaaataaacaaaatattaaaaaccttCCTTTTCACATGGATTGATTGAGAGAGATGattaataaaacattcaaatcTAAAGTTTGGGTCCCTTTGATAGTTCCTCTCTTTCATTTGAACTAGTTAAAAGTGATGAATTTGcaccatattttataataaaagaaaatttttacaaaaacaaattcaTTGACAAGTCGAGTTTTTTAAACGATTATGGAGATTTGAAGTAAGGAAGAGCTGAAGAAAGTGGGGCTGGGCAAAACAATTTCCATTGGTCAACAACCCATTGATATTTTGCCAACAAATTTGTTGTGTGTTGGGGTGGGTGGATGGTGCATCATTTTAGATTGAAAAAAGGGGTCAATGGTGGTTGTTGATAATGGTAATTACAATGTGTGTATAATGGGTGCTAGTGATGATGATGGTATTGTATAgatgtttttggttttggtgGGGATGATGAAGTTTGTgttgatgaaaaagaagaagataaaaggAAAGATGAATAAGACCTATGATGAGAGAtgagaaataaaacaaataggCAAGATTAGGAATGTTGGAgaggggaaaaattaaaaactaaagagAAAGTCTAActaaaaataagtgaaaaaatatacaataatataattataattaaaatttaaaattgaataataaaattacttaaatgaTCTTTATAATTAAAGTTGACGAAAAGTACGATGAAATAtgacaatttattattttttgacttTAAATGTAATAATGGTTTTGATTtactttgaatgaaaaatagtgaTTCTCCCTAAATTAAATTTGCTAATTGACATTCTAAACTTATATATAACGCTAAATTCTAGAGTTATATCATTGTAGCacataaattagaatttgacgaaattatgtttatatataaacatactttttattcatttttaccTAATCCATAAATTTCTCAACCTTGGCATTGTTGTTGTTGTCATCTTTGCTATAGATCTTGATATTTTAAAGTGATTTTATGCATTAAATAGGAAAAAAGTAAGTAAATTATAGagatttatctttttattgtttCCATAGTAGagatttatctttttattgattatgaagATGTCATGAATAAAGGTTTCAAGGTTTTTAACTAAGTTTTGGTTTCACGATTTATTAGGGATTTAGATTAAATTGATTGTTGTATTATAAAACTATCTACGGATGGTATTgtaatttaagagaatttgaattgagtaatAAGGATTCTAAGAAAAATTTTTGTGATTAAGGAAGGTTTATGTGGTATATATCAAGCTTAATAACGGGATCTTTATTAGGTTTAATCACTAATAATAAAACCTCATAAAAGCGGCAAAAAGAATGTTAAAAAGATCGAAAAGGTAaaaacaaacttttaaaaagttgtttagtttatttataatctaaaattttgtaaaacacaaaatttttataacCCAAAGGCATGGAAACCAAAGTTAGTGACTCGAAAGCAAAATGGGGAACTTAGTGATTTATAAGAGTTGCTGAACAATTTGCATACAAGAAAATAAGACAAGTTaggaagagaaacaaaagaGGCCATTAGATTTAGAGGATGAAAAATAGCATAAGGAACAACAACATCGCATGTCAGTGAAGTGGAGAGAGGGTGAGATAAATAGCCCTACATTTGAAAAAACCAAGATCCAACACAATTAGACCCTGCTTCACATAAACACACTCAATTTTTTCCAATTCAACCAAGAAAAACATTTGATGATAGATGATTGTGTTACCTTTATCACTTGCTCATTGACTCATCGATCGAGCAAAAAAGACAAGCTAATGGTTAGACAAGTCGATTATTGTACTATTACTGTTGCTCGATTGCCTTTGAAGTTGCCAATTTCACAATATAttgaagattttaaattttctttctttatgtgtgtattttgtttttttacattatatagaacatatttaacaaaaaggaaaaacactCTAGAAATagatagagaaaaaagaaaagaaaagataaatgtATTATGTCATCGTACTTGACTTGTTACCATTTTTTGGTTTTAGATATGGTTCTTGATTTGTTTTGGTTCCTTCAAAGGATGGAAttgaaaccaaaaccaaaaccagTTGGTTCGACAAAAACTGAAATCAAAACTTTactaggatatattgattctaggtaagaatcaaaattaaaagttggGTACCTAATGATTTTGGATACTATTTGGGTTTTTGCTGACCCCTAATCCTTTTTTTCCTAAGGAACCATGttcaaaattcaatttcctCCTTGCCTCTCacataaaaaatcaatgaataaatttgattattgttatatttgacTATAATAATGAATAACATTCCAAAATGTTTACCTTTTAAGAATACACCCTCAATGCAAATCATTAAATGAAAATGACTTTGAAATGCTTTTATAGAATACTCTAACAACATGAGAAGTACTTAAACTGATAGtcaatatttatttgaatatgtgTAATAGTCTCTAGGTTATGAAACTCTAAATTATAGTAGTACTTGAGTAACAACATGAACGACTTCTCAAGCGAACTTCTCAATGCATTTAGTATATTGTTTTTGGTCTACCATGCCTACGTATAAGATATATTAATCTTGTACCTCTTTGcaaaatcaatcataattttctttaactTATATACCTACTGATAAACATCATTTTCAAGAGTTGTCCTAGTCCATTAGTGCCCACTTGTTTATAATGCAACATGATTTGATTTCTAGGACATATGTGTTGTATACTTATACTTTGAAGTTGAAAATACTTAAAGAGTAGCACTATGCACAAAAATATATGTGCaaacaatgacatattatcatacCATTAAGTATTGCTTTATTTCTAAtccaaaatcatttaatcatatagtaTTATATTACCATTTGCCCATATAGTTTTATAGATACTTTAAATCTTACAATCTTATCGCTATTGCATGCCATCAACATAGtttttaaagacatttaatCTCTTATATGTATCTTGtttaccttaaaacttttatattgAAACAATTCTTCAGAGCATGCCTCCTAAATACATCTTGTAACAAGTCTTTAttcctaaaaaaatttatgactGAAAAACCCTATACGCCACTTGTCACCCCATCAACAATAGACGACATTGGATGGGTAGAGAAAGAAAGTTGTCAATGCATTGAATCACATACTATTTGGTTCTTTGTGACAACAAATGGAGGTATATTAGTCGAAGTATATGGTGTTATATACAAGGTAACTAGACTTGGACGTTGAGAATTGCCTATATTTTTAGAactataattaacattttttgtctcttcaagctcaaattcttcaactgaaatatcatttattttatcatattttcaaaaacaccTTAATTTGACACCTTTTTTAACCATCCATGTACCCATTTCTCTATTATTTACAATGACTCTATATTAGGCACATTTGCAAGATCATCTTTATCAACATAAAGATTGATATTACCTTTTTCATATTGATTTAGTTGGGTTTCATCACcctctttaatattattttgtgaatGTTGGATCTCAATATTGTTCCTTAAGAgcgaaatattgttcacaaaagGGCAAAAAATTGTTCCCCTAAAATAGATTAGGAGGTTCACTAAACATATTTATTATCTCAATGTGTAGATTATCCTCACTTCTAAATCTATATGTTTTGGAACCAATGACAAGAAATGCTGTTATTGATTTCAAAGTAATAGTAAACAAAAATAGGAACATGTTATATCATCTTTTTAGAAAAATGGGCATAAACACAAATAACACCATTATCATCATCCAAGTTGTAAGACATCCCATTAATGACATATTGTggttttatgataatataaataatttttttttatgggcaATATGTAGATTATCACTTAATAATTCAACTGATTCATTACATGTCATGTTcagttaatatataaattttttgtgttttacaTCAACGTGATTCATTATGTTAGtctttatcattatttactGCCCTTCATACCTGACCAAGAGAACAACATTTGATATTTTGATCAATcatgtaatgataaaatatataatgtataaataaagtatttaaaaattagaaaactaaattatgtaaaaaaagtTTTCATTACTCGAAATTTTAAGTATACCTTGCACGAAAAAGTGAGGTGGAAAGTATCTAAAAACCGTTCACGTAAAGTATCAAAAAACCCATGATCATAACATATTGtgaaatatcaataaaaccCTATTacattatacattttaaaattttcaataaaccATTGTACATAGGAAAAATTCAATAAACTCATTTcaataagagtaatgttatatatataaataatgacgtatcattatatgatttgatagtttagaattaaagataatataatattcaatcatatattaacacatcattatttgtatataaaattatatatattatttatacatataattttattattttaataaacccttattattatgttttctagctttaataattttattattttaataccgCATTCTAGGTTTCATTTACACACAATATGTAATCAATATAcctaaaaacaattaaaatcactccataaacaaaatttaaaattaatatttatctaGATGCAAGGATCTATTCTCCGTGATTTTAGGATTATTTTTGTATGCATGACTTAAAcgtgattatttttaattaataatcttaatttCTATAAATATGAAATCATATCAGCAAAATTTTGAGCAAATTTGAAGAATAATGTAATCTAATTAAATGCAAACATGTTAGTATTCAAATATGATGTtgtttataaatgtattaattttaGGCACGTTTAAATTGTTTCATAAATCATAATCAATagtaaattttcattaacaaactTTATTACCATTTACCTTGTATACTTCTACggcataataatataataaaaaacattaccatattttaaaatacattcATCAAACGTATAATACATGCCCCCACAAA
This is a stretch of genomic DNA from Mangifera indica cultivar Alphonso chromosome 11, CATAS_Mindica_2.1, whole genome shotgun sequence. It encodes these proteins:
- the LOC123229750 gene encoding N-glycosylase/DNA lyase OGG1; this encodes MLSLNNRLYKMSKRPKSAPLPPSTPPNPQTLHPLKSPKWAPLNLSQSELSLPLTFPTGQTFRWKQTAPLQYTGTLGPHLISLKHHEDADVYYYIHHSPSEPAAKSALLDFLNARISLAELWGTFSSSDSRFAELAKYLAGARVLRQDPVECLVQFLCSSNNNIGRITKMVDFMSGLGTYLGEVEGFEFHEFPSLEKLAMVTEDELRKAGFGYRAKYITGTVDALQSKPGGGAEWLMSLRKLKLEEAIDALCTLPGVGPKVAACIALFSLDQHHAIPVDTHVWQIAARDLLPELVGARPTPKLCCRVAEAFVSKYGKYAGWAQTLLFIAELPSQKAILPSNFCTIKEKKSAKRKGREPCDGS